The following proteins come from a genomic window of Elusimicrobiota bacterium:
- a CDS encoding efflux RND transporter permease subunit, giving the protein MSLPSFAVRRPVTTVMFFLGLAILGVFSWWKLPVDLVPNAAAGSLTIYVGVRGGLPPEDIETLVTKIIEEAVATVQHLRSVLSVSRKDRSVVTLTYEPGTDLSFAALEVQERVAKIRNKLPKDIEKPVVAHYSENDYPVIILSLTSDKNTPERLREIVDNQIKPKLMRVNGVANVEVGGGRERKILVEFYQDRLEAYQLPIREVIDTIGRNNVNLLTGKREDGAAEHFVRAMGQYKTIEDLKNLNVRRTREGSSIKLRDVADVKDFYLDAQSYARLNRKPTVSVYVQKENNSNTIRVAERVRKVARTVQEDILGTQIQMDIITDQSVFIKEAMDNVTSSLSMGMVLTLLVIFFFLRDWRHTLVVFLSAPVALLITLSFMLSIGLSLNIMTLSALALGIGTVVDGATVVLENILHKKRHARKEGKSEDGVVLSVEGTEELFTSLIGSTLTTVVVFLPIVFINKQVKILYSGLAYTIAFSMVASLLVAVTLVPLLASRLALPAHKGYLSQTERAKLALIINWLRGKTPAFVFRATAWAAEATRRAWGRWGHHHARRVFPAGPAPAAPVLNAADGTPLLPLWKEYAVSAHHAWYGRIWPLLKSEWAYLRARPQRAFLRWSSAAIRWQKWIFIGMALAAGVSVYLYLTVLEKDFLGTTEQNEFIIYIELPAGAKLDISDQVVRKVEQVLSDTPEVSETVKTAAARVEGWSSKVYVTLRPRSERSRSVQDIIQGLRPKVADIGQEYDSFIYFSEPEASKEFFIDVFGPQYDTLRDLASAISQKLQAVKGLTDVKLRYKPGQPEVQVKVDKERAALFNLTLKDIAEDLHARIRGLRPSWFFEDAQQLEIIARDKEQFRKSLEDIHYITLMAPDGTIIPIQQISHFEFALTPSEVWRKDKQRVIQASANREKTALSTAAERSIKAIRDLDVPTGYYYQVGGDYADMVQNEKEFRFAFFIMAALVFIVLASLFESYAQAILIMVTIPMAFIGSIPLLWITRTSVTMSVYIGMIMLGGIVVNAAIILVERMNQARQEGQRLERAVLGSSLLRLSPILNTSLTTIVDLIPLVLSRSESSQLWAPLALTVIGGATVSTFLTLFMIPGLYYHMELWLARRRTATPLPAGSTAGVV; this is encoded by the coding sequence ATGTCCCTCCCCTCATTTGCCGTCCGTCGGCCCGTCACCACCGTGATGTTCTTCCTGGGTTTGGCGATCCTGGGCGTGTTTTCCTGGTGGAAATTGCCCGTCGACCTCGTTCCCAACGCCGCGGCAGGCTCCCTCACGATTTACGTGGGCGTGCGGGGCGGTCTGCCCCCCGAAGACATCGAAACCCTCGTCACCAAAATCATTGAGGAGGCGGTGGCGACCGTCCAGCATCTCCGGTCCGTACTCTCCGTCTCCCGGAAAGACCGGTCCGTCGTCACCCTCACGTACGAGCCCGGCACCGACCTCAGTTTCGCCGCCTTGGAGGTTCAGGAGCGGGTGGCCAAGATCCGAAACAAATTGCCCAAAGACATTGAAAAGCCTGTCGTCGCCCATTACTCGGAGAACGATTACCCCGTCATCATCCTCTCTCTCACCAGCGATAAAAACACCCCCGAGCGCCTGCGGGAAATCGTTGATAACCAGATCAAACCAAAGCTCATGCGGGTCAACGGGGTGGCCAACGTGGAAGTCGGGGGCGGTCGGGAGCGGAAAATCCTGGTCGAATTCTATCAGGACCGGCTGGAGGCCTACCAATTGCCGATCCGCGAGGTGATCGACACCATCGGACGGAACAACGTCAACCTGCTGACGGGAAAGCGGGAGGACGGCGCCGCCGAACACTTCGTCCGGGCCATGGGGCAATACAAAACCATCGAGGATTTAAAAAACTTGAACGTCCGGCGAACCCGCGAGGGGTCCTCAATTAAGTTGCGGGACGTCGCCGACGTGAAAGATTTCTACCTGGACGCCCAGAGTTACGCGCGCTTGAACCGCAAACCCACGGTTTCGGTCTACGTTCAGAAAGAGAACAATTCGAACACGATCCGGGTGGCCGAACGGGTCCGAAAAGTGGCGCGCACCGTCCAAGAAGATATCCTTGGTACGCAGATCCAAATGGACATCATCACCGACCAATCCGTGTTCATCAAAGAGGCGATGGACAACGTCACCAGCAGTCTGAGCATGGGGATGGTATTGACGTTATTGGTTATATTTTTCTTTTTGCGGGATTGGCGCCACACCCTGGTTGTGTTTTTGTCGGCTCCGGTCGCCCTGTTGATCACGTTGTCTTTCATGCTGTCGATCGGGCTGTCTCTCAACATCATGACCTTGTCGGCGCTGGCCCTCGGCATCGGCACCGTGGTGGACGGCGCCACCGTCGTTCTAGAAAACATTCTCCATAAAAAGCGCCACGCGCGCAAAGAAGGGAAATCAGAGGACGGGGTTGTGCTTTCGGTGGAAGGCACGGAAGAGTTGTTCACCTCCTTGATCGGGTCAACCTTGACAACGGTGGTCGTGTTCCTGCCGATCGTGTTCATCAACAAACAGGTGAAAATCCTCTATTCCGGCCTGGCCTACACCATCGCTTTCTCCATGGTCGCTTCCCTCCTGGTGGCGGTCACCCTGGTTCCCCTTTTGGCGTCCCGCTTGGCCCTGCCGGCGCACAAGGGGTATTTATCACAGACGGAAAGGGCCAAATTGGCATTGATCATCAATTGGCTTAGGGGGAAGACGCCGGCGTTCGTGTTTCGCGCGACGGCGTGGGCCGCGGAGGCGACCCGTCGGGCGTGGGGACGTTGGGGCCATCACCACGCGCGCCGCGTGTTTCCAGCGGGGCCCGCGCCCGCCGCGCCCGTGTTGAACGCCGCCGATGGGACCCCTTTGCTCCCCCTGTGGAAGGAATACGCGGTGTCCGCCCATCACGCCTGGTACGGCCGGATTTGGCCATTGTTAAAGTCGGAATGGGCTTATCTGCGGGCGCGCCCGCAACGGGCCTTTCTCCGTTGGAGCTCGGCGGCGATCCGATGGCAAAAATGGATTTTCATCGGCATGGCCCTGGCGGCGGGTGTTTCGGTATATCTGTATCTCACGGTTTTGGAGAAGGATTTTCTTGGCACGACGGAACAAAACGAGTTCATCATTTACATCGAGTTGCCCGCCGGAGCCAAATTGGATATTTCCGACCAGGTGGTCCGCAAAGTCGAACAGGTCTTGTCCGACACCCCGGAGGTCTCCGAAACTGTTAAGACCGCCGCGGCCCGTGTCGAGGGGTGGTCCTCAAAAGTGTATGTCACTCTGCGACCGCGGTCCGAACGCTCGCGCTCCGTTCAGGACATCATCCAAGGATTGCGCCCGAAAGTCGCGGACATCGGGCAAGAGTACGATTCTTTCATCTACTTCTCGGAACCCGAAGCCTCCAAGGAATTTTTTATTGACGTATTTGGCCCGCAATACGACACGTTGAGGGATTTGGCGAGCGCGATTTCTCAGAAACTGCAAGCCGTCAAGGGGCTCACCGATGTCAAGCTTCGTTACAAACCCGGCCAGCCCGAAGTGCAGGTCAAGGTTGACAAAGAACGCGCGGCGCTTTTTAATCTGACGCTCAAAGACATCGCCGAGGATCTTCACGCCCGCATTCGAGGATTGAGGCCTTCCTGGTTTTTTGAGGACGCCCAGCAACTTGAAATCATCGCTCGGGATAAAGAGCAGTTTCGCAAGTCTCTTGAGGACATTCATTACATCACTCTCATGGCCCCCGACGGAACTATCATTCCAATCCAGCAAATATCCCATTTCGAATTCGCCCTAACCCCAAGTGAGGTTTGGAGAAAGGACAAACAGAGGGTCATCCAGGCCAGCGCCAACCGGGAAAAAACCGCCCTCAGTACCGCCGCCGAGCGCAGCATCAAGGCCATCCGGGATTTGGACGTTCCGACGGGATACTATTACCAGGTGGGGGGCGATTACGCGGACATGGTTCAAAATGAAAAAGAGTTCCGCTTTGCCTTTTTTATCATGGCGGCCTTGGTGTTTATCGTTTTGGCGAGTTTGTTTGAATCCTACGCCCAAGCCATATTGATTATGGTGACCATTCCCATGGCGTTTATCGGTTCCATTCCGCTGCTCTGGATCACGCGGACGTCGGTGACCATGAGCGTTTATATCGGCATGATTATGTTGGGGGGAATCGTGGTTAACGCGGCCATCATTCTCGTCGAACGGATGAATCAGGCGCGCCAAGAAGGCCAACGGTTGGAGCGGGCGGTGCTGGGATCCAGCCTTCTTCGGCTTTCCCCCATTCTCAACACATCCCTCACGACCATCGTGGACCTGATCCCCCTGGTTCTGTCCCGGAGTGAATCCTCCCAGTTGTGGGCCCCTTTGGCTTTGACGGTGATTGGGGGAGCCACCGTGTCCACCTTCCTGACGCTCTTTATGATCCCGGGCCTCTATTATCACATGGAATTGTGGCTGGCCCGTCGACGGACGGCCACGCCCCTCCCGGCGGGTTCTACCGCTGGGGTTGTTTAA